Proteins from one bacterium genomic window:
- a CDS encoding glycosyltransferase codes for MLSFSIVVPTYNRANQLVPTLNSLLRQNTACDFEVVVVDNNSSDSTPAAVRSVDKVRYVFEGRQGLAYARNTGIAHSTGEIIVFVDDDATAAPNWLEELHKVYARFPDAWCVGGKIVLDLPDNLPRWFDPSVTGYLSELDLGEEIVRVGYPGELYGTNFSVARSAIARVGAFLPRLGRRGSLLRSGEDTEMCWRIQRAGGGVFYNGRAVVVHRVPSSRLERRFFRNRAYWEGRTVFLLGVRRRPTVISSALLVAKNKMRVLRRRPAPEGRRFAAELAFWYELGYLHQSLTPQ; via the coding sequence GTGCTCTCGTTCTCTATCGTAGTGCCCACGTACAATCGGGCCAATCAGCTCGTGCCGACCTTGAACAGCCTGCTTCGACAGAATACCGCGTGCGATTTTGAGGTCGTCGTTGTCGACAACAACTCATCGGACTCCACCCCGGCCGCGGTGCGTTCCGTTGACAAGGTCCGCTACGTCTTCGAGGGTCGGCAAGGTCTTGCCTACGCGAGAAACACCGGGATCGCGCACTCGACGGGCGAGATCATCGTCTTTGTGGACGATGATGCGACCGCTGCCCCGAATTGGCTTGAGGAGTTGCATAAGGTGTATGCACGGTTCCCCGACGCATGGTGTGTAGGCGGGAAGATCGTCCTGGATCTACCGGACAACCTTCCCCGGTGGTTTGATCCATCCGTGACTGGGTATCTCAGCGAACTAGACCTTGGCGAAGAGATCGTGAGGGTCGGCTACCCTGGAGAGCTCTACGGCACCAATTTCTCGGTTGCAAGAAGCGCCATCGCTCGCGTGGGCGCGTTTCTCCCGCGCCTTGGCCGCCGAGGCTCCCTTCTCCGATCAGGTGAAGACACCGAGATGTGTTGGCGGATTCAGCGTGCGGGCGGCGGCGTGTTCTACAATGGACGCGCCGTCGTGGTGCATCGCGTCCCCTCATCACGCCTGGAACGCCGATTTTTTCGCAACCGTGCGTACTGGGAGGGCAGAACGGTGTTTCTCCTTGGCGTACGCAGGCGGCCGACTGTCATCTCGTCAGCGTTGTTGGTGGCCAAGAACAAAATGCGGGTCTTGCGGAGGCGACCGGCCCCCGAGGGTCGACGTTTTGCAGCCGAGCTGGCTTTTTGGTACGAATTGGGCTATCTGCACCAATCCCTCACCCCTCAATAA